Proteins co-encoded in one Paraburkholderia terrae genomic window:
- a CDS encoding zinc-finger domain-containing protein, protein MSEIKEMPLVELSAKDLPAYCPNPSMPRWSNHPRVFIDVTHGEARCPYCSTRYKLRDGEVIKGH, encoded by the coding sequence ATGAGCGAAATCAAGGAAATGCCGCTGGTCGAACTGTCGGCGAAAGATCTTCCCGCGTATTGCCCGAACCCGTCGATGCCGCGCTGGAGCAACCATCCGCGCGTCTTTATCGACGTGACGCACGGCGAAGCGCGCTGCCCCTACTGCAGCACGCGCTACAAGCTGCGCGACGGCGAAGTGATCAAAGGTCACTGA
- a CDS encoding AzlC family ABC transporter permease, which translates to MLARLSDLDRRAFRDGARAYSPTLMAIFSWGLVTGIAMSKSVMTVPQSLAMSLLVYAGSSQLAVLPLMLAKLPVWTILLTAAMVNTRFVIFSAGLAPHFSYLPLYRRLLVGYFNGDVIYLLFQKKAFKPGYVPGKEAYFWGMAVSSWLSWQVSSIIGILLASLFPDNWGLSLAGTLALIPVMVSAISSRSTLAAVSVAGIVALVAFDLPYRLALPLAVVTAILAGTAADALVERADLRRIRNRAGTPGSQGHPGDTR; encoded by the coding sequence ATGCTCGCTCGTTTGTCCGATCTCGATCGCCGCGCTTTCCGTGATGGCGCGCGCGCCTACTCGCCGACGCTGATGGCGATCTTCTCCTGGGGCCTCGTGACGGGCATCGCGATGAGCAAGTCGGTGATGACCGTGCCGCAGTCGCTCGCGATGTCGCTGCTGGTCTACGCCGGCTCGTCGCAACTGGCCGTGCTGCCGCTGATGCTCGCCAAGCTGCCCGTCTGGACGATCCTGCTGACGGCTGCCATGGTCAACACGCGCTTCGTGATCTTCAGCGCGGGTCTCGCACCTCACTTTTCGTATCTACCGCTGTACCGGCGGCTGCTGGTCGGCTATTTCAACGGCGACGTCATCTATCTGCTGTTCCAGAAGAAGGCCTTCAAACCAGGCTACGTGCCCGGCAAGGAAGCGTATTTCTGGGGTATGGCCGTCTCTAGCTGGCTGTCGTGGCAGGTCTCGTCGATCATCGGCATTCTGCTGGCCAGTCTCTTTCCCGATAACTGGGGCCTTTCGCTCGCGGGCACGCTCGCGCTGATTCCCGTGATGGTGTCGGCGATCTCGTCGCGCTCCACGCTGGCGGCCGTGAGCGTTGCGGGTATCGTCGCGCTGGTCGCGTTCGATCTGCCGTATCGCCTCGCGCTGCCGCTCGCCGTCGTGACGGCGATCCTCGCGGGCACCGCCGCGGACGCGCTGGTCGAGCGCGCCGACCTGCGCCGCATCCGCAACAGAGCGGGAACGCCGGGAAGCCAGGGCCATCCAGGAGATACGCGATGA
- a CDS encoding DUF2946 family protein — MDDIVKQALAKWPNVPHCTGWLLLDRRGNWRMRDEAAQAAGAPGEPIRHTALLGFINRNYEPDEAGQWFFQNGPQRVYVELGYTPFVVRLARDDVSGKLLLTDQGSKAFEPAAAYLDDEGGILFIDRSTPARTAVLHDHDLDLFSEHTDLASDGQSGDFRWRDSEILKLEPLRKAEVEKRFGFVASPAARVAAGGTSS, encoded by the coding sequence ATGGATGACATCGTCAAGCAGGCATTGGCCAAATGGCCGAACGTGCCGCATTGCACAGGCTGGCTGCTGCTCGACCGGCGCGGCAACTGGCGTATGCGCGACGAAGCGGCGCAAGCCGCAGGCGCGCCCGGCGAACCGATTCGGCATACCGCCCTGCTCGGCTTCATCAACCGCAACTACGAACCCGACGAGGCAGGCCAATGGTTCTTCCAGAACGGGCCACAGCGCGTGTATGTCGAACTCGGCTACACGCCGTTCGTCGTGCGGCTCGCTCGCGATGACGTAAGCGGAAAGCTCTTGCTGACGGATCAGGGTAGCAAGGCGTTCGAACCGGCCGCCGCGTATCTCGATGACGAAGGCGGCATTCTTTTCATCGATCGCTCCACACCCGCGCGTACCGCGGTGCTGCACGATCACGATCTCGATCTCTTCTCCGAGCACACGGATCTTGCGAGCGACGGCCAAAGCGGTGACTTCCGCTGGCGTGACAGTGAGATCTTGAAGCTCGAACCCTTGCGCAAGGCCGAGGTTGAGAAGCGCTTCGGATTCGTCGCAAGTCCTGCAGCGCGTGTCGCTGCGGGCGGCACCTCCTCCTAA
- a CDS encoding branched-chain amino acid transaminase, whose amino-acid sequence MSMADRDGKIWMDGKLIDWRDAKIHVLTHTLHYGMGVFEGVRAYKTADGGTSIFRLQEHTKRLLNSAKIFQMDVPFDHETLAAAQREVVRENKLESCYLRPIIWVGSEKLGVSAKGNTIHVAIAAWPWGAYLGEDGIKKGIRVKTSSFTRHHVNVSMVRAKASGWYVNSILANQEATADGYDEALLLDVDGYVSEGSGENFFLVNNGKLYTPDLSSCLDGITRDTVITLAKDAGIEVIEKRITRDEVYTCDEAFFTGTAAEVTPIRELDNRTIGSGTRGPITEKLQTGFFDIVNGKSAKYAHWLTKI is encoded by the coding sequence ATGTCAATGGCCGACCGCGACGGCAAGATCTGGATGGATGGCAAGCTCATCGACTGGCGCGACGCCAAGATCCACGTCCTCACCCATACGCTGCACTACGGCATGGGCGTCTTCGAAGGCGTGCGCGCCTACAAGACGGCTGATGGCGGCACGTCGATCTTCCGTCTTCAGGAACACACCAAGCGCCTGCTGAACTCGGCCAAGATCTTCCAGATGGACGTCCCTTTCGACCACGAAACGCTCGCCGCCGCGCAGCGCGAAGTCGTCCGCGAGAACAAGCTGGAGTCGTGCTACCTGCGCCCGATCATCTGGGTCGGCTCGGAAAAACTGGGCGTGTCGGCCAAGGGCAACACCATTCACGTCGCGATCGCCGCCTGGCCGTGGGGCGCGTATCTCGGCGAAGACGGCATCAAGAAGGGCATCCGCGTGAAGACGTCGTCGTTCACGCGCCATCACGTGAATGTCTCCATGGTCCGCGCGAAGGCGTCGGGCTGGTACGTCAACTCGATTCTCGCGAACCAGGAAGCCACGGCCGACGGCTACGACGAAGCGCTGCTGCTCGACGTCGACGGCTATGTGTCGGAAGGCTCGGGCGAGAACTTCTTCCTCGTGAACAACGGCAAGCTGTACACGCCGGATCTCTCGTCGTGCCTCGACGGCATCACGCGCGACACCGTGATCACGCTGGCGAAAGATGCGGGCATCGAAGTGATTGAAAAGCGCATCACGCGCGACGAAGTCTATACGTGCGACGAAGCGTTCTTCACGGGCACGGCCGCCGAAGTCACGCCCATCCGCGAACTCGACAACCGCACCATCGGCTCGGGCACGCGCGGCCCGATCACGGAGAAGCTGCAAACGGGCTTCTTCGACATCGTGAACGGCAAGAGCGCAAAGTACGCGCACTGGCTGACGAAGATCTGA
- a CDS encoding TerC family protein produces the protein MLEFLTTLHWGAVFQIIVIDILLGGDNAVVIALACRNLPPAQRTKGVLWGTLGAIVLRVALIAFAVALLDVPLLKFAGGLLLLWIGVRLLAPAPDAHANVKPADKLVAAIKTIIVADAVMSLDNVIAIAGAAEAAEPHHRIALVVFGLIVSIPLIVWGSQLVLKLLDRYPFVITLGGALLGWIAGGLIINDPAGDRWPVLDTPVAEYGMSIACALFVVILGYAMKRRNAHRIAGDTPPGTH, from the coding sequence ATGCTCGAATTCCTCACCACGCTCCATTGGGGCGCCGTCTTCCAGATCATCGTCATCGACATCCTGTTGGGTGGCGACAACGCTGTCGTGATCGCGCTCGCCTGCCGCAACCTGCCACCCGCGCAACGCACGAAAGGCGTGCTGTGGGGGACGCTGGGCGCCATCGTGCTGCGTGTCGCGCTCATCGCGTTTGCCGTCGCGCTGCTCGACGTGCCGTTGCTCAAATTCGCGGGCGGCCTGCTGCTGCTGTGGATCGGCGTGCGCCTGCTGGCACCCGCGCCCGACGCGCACGCGAATGTCAAACCCGCCGACAAGCTGGTCGCGGCCATCAAGACGATCATCGTGGCCGACGCCGTAATGAGCCTCGACAACGTGATCGCGATTGCCGGCGCCGCCGAGGCCGCCGAGCCGCATCACCGCATCGCCCTCGTCGTGTTCGGGTTGATCGTCAGCATTCCGCTGATCGTCTGGGGCAGCCAGCTCGTGCTGAAGCTGCTGGACCGTTATCCCTTCGTCATTACGCTGGGTGGCGCGCTGCTCGGCTGGATCGCGGGCGGTCTCATCATCAACGACCCGGCGGGCGACCGTTGGCCCGTGCTCGATACGCCGGTTGCCGAGTACGGCATGAGCATCGCTTGCGCGCTGTTCGTCGTGATCCTTGGTTATGCGATGAAGCGGCGCAACGCCCACCGCATCGCCGGCGACACGCCGCCGGGAACGCATTGA
- a CDS encoding M48 family metalloprotease: MRLKRFLAALLSVTLAVPPAIIAQPSNLSELPLVTGPLDTYGATAVPHDIAPGVFGLYGGAQSRFSGNPGGNASLRAPMSTQQLPDLGDGSGGSLTPQAERKLGERVMREVRADPDYIDDWLVRDYLNSISEKLAAAASAQFIGGYRPDFDLFAMRDAQINAFSLPGGFIGVNTGLIVATQTESELASVVGHEMGHVLQRHIARMITAGEHSGYAALAGMLLGVLAGVLAHSGDLGSAIAIGGQAYAVDNQLRFSRAAEHEADRVGFQMLAGAGYDPYGMVSFFERLDRASMSDAGAPAYARTHPLTGERIADMSDRARRSPYRQPRQSSEYTFVRARARVLQDRSRSEYADDISRMRSEIEDRTALNVAGNWYGIAYAQMLLERYDDASASLATARAAFDANVRAEGDTSRSSPSLDVLAVDIARRAGRNDEAVRLAEIAQKRWPQSHAAIEMRLQTLLTARRFGEAQAQAQRETRADPQQPVWWRYLAQASVGTGDALTQHRALAEKFALEGAWPSAIRQLKEARDIKSVGYYDLATIDARLHEFEARYKEEREDEKNSS; the protein is encoded by the coding sequence ATGCGTCTGAAACGGTTTCTCGCTGCATTGTTGTCCGTCACGCTCGCCGTCCCGCCCGCGATCATCGCGCAGCCGTCGAACCTGTCGGAACTGCCGCTCGTCACCGGGCCGCTCGACACGTACGGCGCGACAGCCGTGCCGCACGACATCGCGCCAGGCGTGTTCGGCCTCTACGGCGGCGCGCAGTCGCGCTTCTCGGGCAATCCCGGCGGCAACGCGAGCCTGCGCGCGCCGATGTCGACGCAACAGTTGCCCGATCTCGGTGACGGCTCGGGCGGCTCGCTGACCCCACAAGCCGAACGCAAGCTCGGCGAACGCGTGATGCGCGAAGTACGCGCCGATCCCGACTATATCGACGACTGGCTCGTACGCGACTATCTGAACTCGATTTCCGAAAAGCTCGCGGCGGCTGCAAGTGCGCAGTTTATCGGCGGCTATCGTCCGGACTTCGATCTGTTCGCGATGCGCGACGCGCAGATCAACGCGTTCTCGCTGCCGGGCGGCTTTATCGGCGTGAACACCGGGCTGATCGTCGCGACGCAGACGGAATCGGAGCTCGCGTCCGTCGTCGGACACGAAATGGGTCACGTGCTGCAAAGGCACATTGCGCGGATGATCACGGCGGGCGAGCACAGCGGCTACGCCGCGCTCGCAGGCATGCTGCTCGGCGTGCTGGCGGGTGTCCTCGCGCATAGCGGCGACCTGGGCAGCGCGATCGCCATCGGCGGGCAGGCCTATGCCGTCGACAACCAGTTGCGCTTCTCGCGCGCGGCCGAGCACGAAGCGGATCGCGTCGGCTTTCAGATGCTCGCGGGCGCGGGTTACGACCCATACGGGATGGTGTCGTTCTTCGAGCGGCTCGATCGCGCGTCGATGAGCGACGCGGGCGCGCCCGCCTACGCGCGCACGCACCCGCTGACGGGCGAGCGTATCGCCGACATGTCCGATCGCGCGCGCCGCTCGCCGTACCGGCAGCCGCGCCAGTCGTCGGAATACACGTTCGTGCGCGCGCGGGCGCGCGTGCTGCAGGACCGCTCGCGCAGCGAATACGCGGACGACATCTCGCGGATGCGCTCCGAGATCGAAGATCGCACCGCGCTCAACGTGGCGGGCAACTGGTACGGCATCGCGTACGCGCAGATGCTGCTGGAACGTTATGACGACGCTTCGGCTTCCCTGGCGACCGCGCGGGCTGCGTTCGACGCCAACGTGCGCGCCGAGGGCGATACTTCGCGCAGTTCGCCGAGCCTCGATGTGCTCGCCGTCGATATCGCCCGGCGCGCCGGACGCAACGACGAAGCCGTGCGTCTCGCGGAAATCGCGCAAAAGCGCTGGCCGCAATCGCACGCGGCCATCGAGATGCGTCTGCAGACGCTGCTTACCGCACGCCGTTTCGGCGAAGCGCAAGCGCAGGCACAGCGTGAGACGCGCGCCGATCCGCAGCAGCCCGTCTGGTGGCGTTATCTCGCGCAGGCGAGCGTCGGTACGGGGGACGCGCTGACGCAGCATCGCGCGCTCGCCGAGAAGTTCGCGCTGGAAGGGGCGTGGCCGTCGGCGATCCGGCAGTTGAAGGAAGCGCGCGACATCAAATCGGTCGGTTACTACGACCTCGCGACGATCGACGCGCGGTTGCATGAGTTCGAGGCGCGCTATAAGGAAGAGCGCGAGGACGAGAAGAACAGCAGCTAG
- the moaC gene encoding cyclic pyranopterin monophosphate synthase MoaC, with translation MPELTHFDAAGQAHMVDVGGKAETKRIAIARGTIRMLPATFDLIRKGEAKKGDVIGIARIAAIQGAKRTADLIPLCHPLALTRVAVDFELDESGPAVHCRVQVETLGRTGVEMEALTAVQVGLLTVYDMCKAVDRGMTITDVKVMEKHGGKSGDWVAE, from the coding sequence ATGCCCGAACTCACTCATTTCGATGCAGCCGGCCAGGCGCATATGGTCGACGTCGGCGGCAAGGCGGAGACGAAACGCATCGCGATCGCGCGCGGAACGATCCGCATGCTGCCCGCCACGTTCGATCTGATCCGCAAAGGCGAAGCGAAGAAAGGCGACGTGATCGGCATCGCGCGTATCGCCGCGATCCAGGGCGCGAAGCGCACCGCCGATCTGATTCCCTTGTGTCATCCGCTGGCGCTCACTCGCGTTGCGGTCGATTTCGAACTCGACGAGTCGGGCCCAGCGGTGCATTGCCGCGTGCAGGTCGAGACGCTCGGCAGGACGGGGGTCGAGATGGAAGCGCTGACGGCCGTGCAGGTCGGACTGCTGACGGTCTATGACATGTGTAAAGCCGTCGATCGCGGGATGACCATCACCGATGTGAAGGTGATGGAGAAGCATGGGGGAAAGTCGGGGGATTGGGTGGCAGAGTGA
- a CDS encoding hydrolase, whose product MSTTHDNKVSSRPALDAAAAAVGAAVGTSVEATVDMLYRAPLWLPNSHIQTIVPALFGRPPEVTYRRERWDTPDGDFIDLDWLVPDPLAASPAAADAPLFVLFHGLEGSSDSHYSRTLMASAQMRGWHGVVPHFRSCSGPMNLLPRFYHLADSNEVDWVLRRLREQHPGPIVAAGVSLGGNVLLRWLGERREDASIIAAAAAISAPLDVHAGGRALSQGFGLIYTRSFLKTLKLKAQQKLEQYPGLYDLNDVLASRTMHEFDEVVTAPLHGFRNADDYWTRSTTRPLLPEITVPTLVLNARNDPFLPGAVLPSRSEVSSTVELDQPEHGGHVGFMTGPFPGRIDWLSRRIFGYLDPFTRHG is encoded by the coding sequence ATGAGCACGACCCACGACAATAAAGTTTCTTCCAGACCGGCCCTCGATGCAGCCGCGGCTGCGGTTGGGGCTGCCGTGGGCACGTCAGTCGAGGCGACTGTCGACATGCTTTACCGCGCCCCGCTCTGGCTTCCCAACAGCCACATCCAGACCATTGTTCCCGCGCTGTTCGGCCGCCCTCCCGAGGTGACCTACCGGCGCGAGCGCTGGGATACGCCGGACGGCGATTTCATCGATCTCGACTGGCTCGTGCCCGATCCGCTCGCGGCCTCTCCCGCAGCCGCCGATGCGCCGCTGTTCGTGCTGTTTCACGGGCTCGAAGGCAGCTCGGACTCTCACTATTCACGCACCTTGATGGCGAGCGCCCAAATGCGCGGCTGGCACGGCGTCGTGCCGCACTTTCGCAGTTGCAGCGGTCCGATGAACCTGTTGCCGCGCTTCTATCACCTCGCCGACAGCAACGAAGTCGACTGGGTGTTGCGGCGGCTGCGCGAGCAGCACCCGGGGCCGATCGTGGCGGCCGGCGTGTCGCTGGGCGGCAACGTGCTGCTGCGCTGGCTCGGCGAGCGCCGCGAAGACGCGTCGATCATCGCGGCGGCGGCGGCGATCTCCGCGCCGCTCGACGTCCACGCGGGCGGCCGCGCGCTGTCGCAAGGCTTCGGGCTGATCTACACACGCAGCTTCCTGAAGACACTCAAGCTGAAGGCACAGCAAAAGCTTGAGCAGTATCCCGGCCTGTACGATCTGAACGACGTGCTCGCCAGCCGCACGATGCATGAGTTCGACGAGGTCGTAACCGCGCCGCTGCACGGTTTTCGCAACGCGGACGACTACTGGACGCGCTCGACCACGCGCCCGCTGCTCCCCGAAATCACCGTACCGACGCTCGTCCTCAACGCGCGCAACGACCCGTTCCTGCCGGGGGCGGTGTTGCCGTCGCGCAGCGAGGTATCATCGACGGTGGAACTCGATCAACCGGAGCATGGCGGACACGTCGGCTTCATGACGGGCCCCTTCCCCGGCCGGATCGACTGGCTTTCGCGCCGGATCTTCGGCTACCTCGACCCGTTCACGCGACATGGATGA
- a CDS encoding pilin: MTAIVAVASLSTFCAPWLRAHSPRTWPVPLARVRRWWGFTLIELMIVLAIVGVIAAYAIPAYQDYLARSRVGEGLSLASAAQLTVGENAGSGNAFGSGYASPPATRNVQSIHIDDDTGQITVAFTARVSDEGANTIVFVPSAPDSADTPTARVALTKGAAQKGTITWECFAGGKAASSLPAPGAGPLPADAPTLPSNLAPPECRS; the protein is encoded by the coding sequence ATGACCGCTATCGTTGCCGTTGCTTCGTTGTCCACGTTTTGTGCGCCCTGGCTGCGCGCCCACTCGCCGCGCACATGGCCTGTACCGCTTGCTCGCGTCAGGCGTTGGTGGGGCTTCACGCTGATCGAGCTGATGATCGTGCTGGCCATTGTCGGCGTGATCGCCGCGTATGCGATTCCCGCGTATCAGGACTATCTCGCGCGAAGCCGCGTCGGCGAGGGGTTGTCGCTGGCGTCGGCGGCGCAGTTGACCGTCGGTGAGAACGCCGGCAGCGGCAATGCATTCGGCAGCGGCTACGCGTCGCCGCCCGCCACACGCAACGTGCAGTCGATCCACATCGACGACGACACGGGCCAGATTACCGTCGCGTTCACGGCGCGCGTCTCGGACGAAGGCGCGAACACGATCGTGTTCGTGCCGTCTGCGCCTGACAGTGCCGACACGCCCACAGCCCGCGTCGCGCTGACGAAAGGCGCGGCGCAGAAGGGGACCATCACGTGGGAATGCTTTGCGGGCGGCAAGGCTGCCTCGTCGCTGCCGGCTCCGGGAGCGGGTCCGTTGCCCGCCGATGCGCCGACGCTGCCGTCGAATCTCGCGCCTCCCGAATGCCGCAGCTGA
- the waaF gene encoding lipopolysaccharide heptosyltransferase II, translated as MRRALVIAPNWIGDALMAQPLFARLVKLHPRIAIDAVAPSWVAPVLERMPEIRDVYATDLAHGKLQMLRRWQLASDLRDVGYDAAYVLPNSLKSALIPWMAGIPLRIGYTGESRYGLLNVRHANPRKDERPPMVGQYAALAYTPGAKAPDELPPPRLDADLNEASRVSTRFNLDTRVPLLVFCPGAEYGPAKRWPPEHFAALAQMVGQSFPYTKIIALGSPKDAPIAQAIADRAPNVRNLCGQTALGEACALISRASAVVTNDSGLMHVAAALRRPLVAVYGSTDPRHTPPLSDLAKVQWLHLECSPCFQRECPLGHLNCLRQLSAEQVFDDLRGMLLAQR; from the coding sequence ATGCGTCGCGCGTTGGTTATCGCACCGAACTGGATCGGTGACGCATTGATGGCGCAGCCGCTGTTTGCGCGCCTCGTGAAATTGCATCCGCGTATCGCGATCGATGCCGTCGCGCCCAGTTGGGTCGCGCCCGTGCTCGAACGGATGCCGGAAATCCGTGATGTCTACGCGACCGATCTCGCGCACGGCAAGCTGCAGATGCTGCGCCGCTGGCAGCTCGCGAGCGACTTGCGCGACGTCGGTTATGACGCGGCTTACGTGCTGCCCAATTCGCTGAAGTCCGCACTGATTCCGTGGATGGCGGGCATTCCGCTGCGCATCGGCTACACGGGGGAAAGCCGCTACGGGCTCTTGAACGTGCGGCACGCGAACCCGCGCAAGGACGAGCGTCCGCCGATGGTCGGCCAATACGCGGCGCTTGCGTACACGCCTGGCGCGAAAGCGCCCGACGAACTGCCGCCGCCCCGGCTCGACGCCGACCTGAACGAAGCGTCGCGCGTGTCGACGCGCTTCAATCTGGACACGCGCGTGCCGCTGCTGGTGTTCTGCCCAGGCGCCGAGTACGGTCCGGCGAAACGCTGGCCGCCCGAGCATTTCGCGGCGCTTGCGCAGATGGTCGGCCAGTCGTTCCCGTACACGAAGATCATCGCGCTCGGCTCGCCGAAAGACGCGCCAATCGCCCAGGCCATCGCCGACCGCGCGCCGAACGTGCGCAACCTGTGCGGCCAGACGGCGCTGGGCGAAGCCTGTGCGCTGATCTCGCGGGCGAGCGCCGTCGTCACCAACGATTCCGGGCTGATGCACGTCGCAGCCGCGCTGCGCCGTCCGCTGGTCGCCGTGTACGGATCGACCGATCCGCGCCACACCCCGCCCTTGTCGGACCTCGCAAAGGTACAATGGCTGCATCTCGAGTGCAGTCCGTGCTTTCAGCGCGAATGTCCGTTGGGCCATCTGAACTGCCTGCGGCAACTGAGCGCCGAACAGGTGTTCGACGATCTACGTGGAATGTTGCTCGCGCAACGCTGA
- a CDS encoding PglL family O-oligosaccharyltransferase, with translation MPNPFARYLSLFLLACALILPYAVVNHTYPIPTFYAEFTALSLYLLLGAGIAFLVSTARPRVAFASPVVALVPLGFGLVLVAQSLVLPVAQPSMNWLGAGFLLAAFMATHAGFGFSRANLAENAFTVAAFALVVGGLFAVFCQTIQLFHLEVKVTPLVVAYSVMTERRPFGNMAQANHLATYIAFATAGAMYLVQTRRINVFIWLLVTAIFSGGLALTVSRGPWLQMGVIVVAGFWMAFAEQRRNPSRRRSNREWLIPVVLAVLFFAVNAAIRWANVHYDLGLAQSAAERMKDSSQIAPRLALWKYGWTMFRTHPLLGVGWGEFPRYQFDLAKALGGVEIANNSHDIFIDLLAKTGLIGLGIVLLGLAAWFVRVVRAPHTAARVFGLALIGVLVMHALVEYPQQYMFFLLPAMFVIGLLDTKPLRLIPGGMSFGAFLVIVFGGLAALYPIYRDYARSEVLYYGSHPFDQYREDPSFLFGAWGEYGMATLLPMNSQDLPHKLAMHRQAMALLPGETVLRRYAVLQALSGDTNGAFDTVDRLKIFAEELHDWPSQLAYLYDLCDQQKTLGAFKAELMKKYGTPPKDINNDDEEGDDED, from the coding sequence ATGCCCAACCCTTTCGCACGCTATCTTTCACTGTTCCTATTGGCGTGTGCGTTGATCCTGCCGTATGCAGTCGTCAACCACACGTATCCGATTCCGACCTTCTACGCCGAGTTTACGGCGCTGTCGCTCTATCTGCTGCTGGGCGCGGGCATCGCGTTTCTGGTGTCGACGGCACGGCCGCGCGTCGCGTTCGCTTCGCCCGTCGTCGCGCTGGTGCCGCTGGGGTTCGGCCTCGTGCTGGTCGCGCAGTCGCTCGTGCTGCCCGTCGCGCAACCGTCGATGAACTGGCTCGGCGCCGGCTTCCTGCTCGCCGCATTCATGGCGACACACGCCGGCTTCGGTTTCAGTAGGGCGAATCTGGCGGAGAACGCGTTCACGGTGGCGGCGTTCGCGCTGGTCGTGGGCGGCCTCTTTGCCGTGTTCTGCCAGACGATCCAGCTGTTTCACCTCGAGGTGAAGGTGACTCCACTCGTGGTCGCCTACAGCGTGATGACCGAGCGCCGTCCGTTCGGCAACATGGCGCAGGCCAATCACCTCGCGACGTACATCGCGTTCGCAACGGCAGGCGCGATGTACCTCGTGCAGACGCGGCGTATCAACGTGTTTATCTGGCTGCTCGTGACGGCGATTTTTTCGGGCGGCCTGGCGTTGACGGTGTCCCGCGGACCTTGGCTGCAGATGGGCGTGATCGTCGTCGCCGGTTTCTGGATGGCGTTTGCCGAGCAGCGCCGCAATCCTTCGCGCCGTCGTAGCAATCGCGAGTGGCTGATTCCCGTCGTGCTTGCCGTGTTGTTTTTCGCGGTGAATGCGGCGATCCGCTGGGCGAACGTTCACTACGATCTCGGTCTGGCCCAGTCGGCTGCCGAGCGCATGAAGGATTCGAGCCAGATCGCGCCGCGTCTCGCGCTGTGGAAGTACGGCTGGACGATGTTCCGCACGCATCCGTTGCTGGGCGTCGGCTGGGGCGAATTTCCGCGCTATCAGTTCGATCTGGCGAAAGCGCTGGGCGGCGTCGAGATTGCCAATAACTCACACGACATCTTCATCGATCTGCTCGCGAAGACGGGCCTGATCGGACTGGGTATCGTGCTGCTCGGTCTCGCTGCGTGGTTCGTGCGCGTCGTGCGCGCGCCACATACGGCCGCGCGCGTGTTCGGTCTTGCGCTGATCGGCGTGCTGGTGATGCATGCGCTCGTCGAGTATCCGCAGCAGTACATGTTCTTCCTGCTGCCGGCGATGTTCGTGATCGGCCTGCTCGACACGAAGCCGCTGCGGCTGATTCCGGGCGGCATGTCGTTCGGCGCGTTCCTTGTGATCGTGTTCGGCGGACTGGCTGCGCTGTATCCGATCTATCGCGACTATGCGCGCTCCGAAGTGCTGTATTACGGCTCGCATCCGTTCGATCAGTATCGTGAAGACCCGTCGTTCCTGTTCGGCGCGTGGGGCGAGTACGGGATGGCGACGCTCCTGCCGATGAACTCGCAGGATCTGCCGCACAAACTCGCGATGCATCGCCAGGCAATGGCGCTGTTGCCGGGCGAAACGGTGCTGCGCCGTTATGCCGTGTTGCAGGCGTTGAGCGGCGACACCAACGGCGCGTTCGATACCGTCGACCGTCTGAAGATCTTCGCCGAGGAGCTGCATGACTGGCCTTCGCAGCTCGCGTATCTGTACGATTTGTGCGATCAGCAGAAAACGCTGGGGGCGTTCAAGGCGGAACTGATGAAGAAGTACGGCACGCCGCCGAAGGACATCAACAACGACGACGAAGAGGGCGACGACGAGGATTGA
- a CDS encoding nuclear transport factor 2 family protein, with translation MPRFAHIFEAAADTLNAYYQAVAEVNIDSLMGLWIDEEFVSCICADGSHLHGLDAIRSGLTVQLEAQPVSIEPLDIRVYDSLGTVVYAIAEAHRPADPAAIPAMVFTTYVMVHERGEWKIAHIHASAMPNETASQFAAKMRHGQGALH, from the coding sequence ATGCCACGTTTTGCCCACATCTTCGAAGCCGCTGCGGACACGTTGAATGCCTATTACCAGGCAGTCGCGGAGGTCAATATCGACAGTTTGATGGGCTTGTGGATCGACGAGGAATTCGTCAGTTGTATCTGCGCCGACGGCTCGCATCTGCATGGGCTCGACGCGATCCGCTCGGGGCTGACCGTTCAGCTCGAAGCGCAGCCGGTGTCGATCGAACCGCTCGACATCCGCGTTTACGACAGTCTCGGCACCGTTGTCTACGCGATTGCTGAAGCGCATCGGCCCGCCGACCCCGCTGCCATCCCGGCAATGGTCTTCACGACCTACGTGATGGTCCACGAGCGCGGCGAATGGAAGATCGCGCATATTCACGCGAGTGCGATGCCGAACGAAACTGCCTCACAGTTTGCTGCGAAAATGAGACATGGTCAGGGCGCGCTGCACTGA